The genome window AGAGAGACTCGAAGCTTATAGACGACGTAAACGAAGGGAAGAAATGATAGAGTCTATTAAGAATGTGATAAAAACTGTCCTACCGTGGAATGGAAATAAACCAGCTGAAGATTCTTCGGTGGCAGCACCGTTAAAATCCGATATCAAGGTAAGGTTATGTTACGTGTAACACGTGTAAGATACTGTAAATGTTATGACAGTGACTATGACTCTCCATCCAGTTATGGATGCTCTTTTATACGGTGTAAATAATATTGGgggatattataataaatacgttTGTTacataagaaataatatttattgtaaaatttatacaataaatcAGTATGATTAAGGATGAAAAGCTTGCAGGATGACCAGGATGCGGAAAGTACCTGTTCAGATGATAGTGTAGACCAATCACAATGTACAATGCTAAGAATGGTGATATATCtactgtattttcttttatggGTTACCTTGTATATAATTGCGATTCAATATGAATTTGGagcagtatattttattttgtctacattaatatttatttgtctAAATACTCGATCTAAACCAAAAAAATCGGGTGAACTTAGTGCCTATTCTGTATTTAATCCAAACTGCAAAGCTATCGAAGGAACACTTGATGCTTCTCAATTTGAGAGAGAAATAAGATATGGTATAGGAAACATACATTAATTTAAAGTTGTAGAACATTTAAATTGATCTAATTTATCACAGGTAAAAGATAATACATATTTTGTACTCActtgtatgtatataaatgtttgCGTTTGTGTAATTCATAATGATATGCAAATGAAAAATAGGAActccaaaataaaaaattaagctAAGTATATGGTAAAAGTGTCAAAAAACATCAAtgataattattaaatgttacCACAGTCATTTCAAAGGACAATTCCATatttaacgttttgtacttttatattttttctatcgaTCTTGTAAAAGTTGTATAGCATTTTCATAACACTTTACCACTTCGTTCATGTACATTATGATTTTGTTTGAAGGCTCATGACTCAATCTAAAAAATTTTGACCAATCAGTTCTGGATTGATTTTGCTTATCAGGACATAGAAGAATCCTATCCAAATCCATCAGTAAATCATTTAATATCCTTGTGTCAAGTGTGCtgtaacaaaaaaagaatagattCTCTAGATTTCTGAAATGTTGTAATTTGTAGTATGTAAATATAAGAATTTTATGTAACTTGTAAAAATTACATACTTGATATTGTCAACTgtatcaatttttttattacaaattttaatactAGTTAACAATTTATCCAAGGTTTGCTGTACTTTCTCtgaaaaaaagtaattttatttaatgttataaaagtCAAAGCAAGTATGGTATAtagtatgtaatataatatgtaatgtaTTTTGTACCTTTAACATCCAACAATTCAGTATTGTTTATAGATTTTAATACATCAAGGGTAGTGTTATTAAAATAACTAGGGttccattttattattaaagattCAGAGAACTTCCAAATAGTTTGACCAACTATTTGtgctaaaattattttacgtaattCCCTCTCATGATGATTTTCATTGCATGTGATAttattattctaaaaatatatggAAAAGAAAAGCAATGAAGATtgtctattatataaatatttataattatttttactgtTTACCATATAAGAGAGTACTGCATGAGGTATGTCCAAAGCTAGCCGGGAAGTTGTAACATTGTAAAATGTGTTGTTTGAGGACAATAACTGATTGTCATAAGAAAACCAGTCTTTTACAATGCTAGCAGATTCTAGAACCATAAACTGTACAATATCTGATCCAGATACAATAAAGTGGCCTTTACCTGTAATCAATTGAAATGCGTGTTTAAAATTGATAACCACTAACTTTCCTATGATAACAAACCTTGTAAAGCTTGATGGTCTACTACAATATAAGCCACAATCTTGTGAGGCAGAAAGCTAGACAACATTTCTGGACAAGGATTTGAAGATGCggagaataaacaaaaaataatagaTCTACGAAGTTTCCACGTGTATTCCTCttgaatttgattgaaaatttttgCCAATTCTAAAGCGATCCCGACACCTTCGCCGCCAGCAGATAAAACTACGTACCTATCTGAACATTTACAGTAAGTAAAGTAATGcgatttatgttaaaaataatgCAAAAAAGATAACTTACCAGGCTCTCTGGCTCCTCTAGCGGTTGCCACGATGTACGATTGATATTTGACGACCTTTTCAATAAGCGATAAATTCGATAGAATATTATTCACTTGATGTATATCATTTTCCTTTAAATTGAAGGAATCCCATTtcctattttataaatattttaagataatataaaagtcggatattaagattaaaaataatgaataaacGTACATTTCAAAATCAGGATCAAGAGGCGCCCTTTCTAGTTGCTCGAGCATGAAACGTTGGAGATACTCCGTATTTTCTAGTCCGTTTCCCGCTAATTCAAGGCGCTTTTTTTCCGCACGAATTTCTATAGCTCTTTGCATGGCAAAACGGCCAAGTAAATATCCACCCAAGAAAGCAAGAAATCCAATTGATAATATCAACGAAAAACACATACGTTTTGTCACAAACTCGCTGGACTCGCTAAGCCCACGAGCCATTTGAAAGCTAAGTACCCGCTGCATATTGAATATTGGATacacttttaaataatttaactgGTAGCAGTCATACTTCGTAACAGCCCTTTTTCACACGAATTACcgaataaataatcgaatttgaagaaatattaataaacagaaACCATcactttttattaaatgatGTAAGGGATCATTAGGAATACCATTGATACATGAGTTCATTCAAAACTTATCAAATAAAAGGGTATCAATTTTTTACGTAAAACACTGCtatgaaataattgttattgACTAAAATATCGTGAAGATGATAGTAGTTTTAAGCGCGTGAAgttcattttataataaagtatgtgtaAAGATATCTTTCAGTCGGACTGAGTGTTCACACAATGCAAATTTTCATGACTGGTCTTCCGTTGTCTCCGGTAGACCACTTACTTCAACAGTGCGTGGGATAAGACTGATATATTTGTCAGTCCGTCTCGTTGGCTTTCCACCTCTCTACCAACGCTTCGATTATTATATCCTCAACAGACATGTGCGAATGAAATCGAAAGCGAAACCCTCACAAGTtcataatcataaaatatttatgttgcTATTTATCATTGGGCATTTGTATTGGCAAAAACATGCTTTTTTTAGTACTGTACatgcaataaaaaaatttcgttaaaaagatatgctgaaaatgttttatggttactactaaatttttaattacttccaTTAAGTTAATTGGTATCAGTTTCACGATATTTTATCGAAACGTTCACAcacatttaatattaatattaatgtagaAAAGTCCTCGTATATAATTTAGGTTAATTACTttctttgttaaaattattaaaataaaataaatttcgtagATGATATTTATAATCGTAACACCATGTAAATGTTTCGCGATGTTTGCGTGGAGCAACTTATTTCGGGCAATAATATGATGACGGTGTTTCGCTTATAAATAGTTTTCTATGTATTTCATTTACGTGCAAGGTTGTCTTAACTATAGATGTGCTGTTTCAAACTCAAACTACACAAAAGTATTTATCCAGATGTTACATTCCTCTATCCGccttaaagaaagaaagaattgtAGTAAAATACTTATAAATCTTGTTGAAAATTGTTCGAGTGACCCATATACTGTTTTATACCTTTCCTTTTACGCGGAAACTTCCATCAAGGACGATATCCTCTTTAATACGCAACTTTTTTATGCAATTATTCTTATATCACGAAAAACAAATTTGTAACTTTACTTTATTGTAgatcttttattattaatacatgtcaataattaaataagaattcatgaaatgaaaagaattattaGTGGAATCTGTGCAACGAAACAAATCTTGGTTTTATGTCAAAAacctaaaaataaatttttaacataaaagTTTGTAGA of Bombus terrestris chromosome 5, iyBomTerr1.2, whole genome shotgun sequence contains these proteins:
- the LOC100642566 gene encoding uncharacterized protein LOC100642566 encodes the protein MVRSDIKERLEAYRRRKRREEMIESIKNVIKTVLPWNGNKPAEDSSVAAPLKSDIKDDQDAESTCSDDSVDQSQCTMLRMVIYLLYFLLWVTLYIIAIQYEFGAVYFILSTLIFICLNTRSKPKKSGELSAYSVFNPNCKAIEGTLDASQFEREIRYGIGNIH
- the LOC100642448 gene encoding transferrin receptor protein 1 — translated: MQRVLSFQMARGLSESSEFVTKRMCFSLILSIGFLAFLGGYLLGRFAMQRAIEIRAEKKRLELAGNGLENTEYLQRFMLEQLERAPLDPDFEMKWDSFNLKENDIHQVNNILSNLSLIEKVVKYQSYIVATARGAREPDRYVVLSAGGEGVGIALELAKIFNQIQEEYTWKLRRSIIFCLFSASSNPCPEMLSSFLPHKIVAYIVVDHQALQGKGHFIVSGSDIVQFMVLESASIVKDWFSYDNQLLSSNNTFYNVTTSRLALDIPHAVLSYMNNNITCNENHHERELRKIILAQIVGQTIWKFSESLIIKWNPSYFNNTTLDVLKSINNTELLDVKEKVQQTLDKLLTSIKICNKKIDTVDNINTLDTRILNDLLMDLDRILLCPDKQNQSRTDWSKFFRLSHEPSNKIIMYMNEVVKCYENAIQLLQDR